A genomic segment from Pseudorca crassidens isolate mPseCra1 chromosome 6, mPseCra1.hap1, whole genome shotgun sequence encodes:
- the CFLAR gene encoding CASP8 and FADD-like apoptosis regulator isoform X6, whose protein sequence is MQSVASWPSVDWTRLFLPLFLGMTLYRMSAEVIHQVEEALDEDEKELLLFLCRDVAADVVPLNVRDLLDVLRERGKLSFVSLAELLYRVRRFDLLKRVLKMDRPTAEALLRRHPHLISDYRVLLMEIGEGLDKSDVSSLIFLMRDYMGRGKIAKDKSFLDLVIELEKLNLVAPDHLDLLEKCLRNIHRIDLKTKIQKYKQSAQGVETNYVNALQASLPNLSVKDPSYNLRFQNGRSKEHRLMTGQRDIQREPVKTSIQESEAFLPQHILEERYKMQSEPLGICLIIDCIGNDTEAMCSSVLSPWTLVIGLSVYYLCVNFGSESILLLSFWMSDSN, encoded by the exons ATGCAATCGGTAGCTTCATGGCCTTCTGTTGACTGGACTAGACTTTTCTTACCGCTGTTCCTTGGAATGACACTGTACAGGATGTCTGCTGAGGTTATCCATCAGGTGGAAGAAGCACTTGATGAAGATGAGAAGGAGCTGCTGCTTTTTCTGTGCCGAGACGTTGCTGCAGATGTGGTTCCACTTAATGTCAGGGACCTTCTGGATGTtttaagagagagaggaaagctgTCTTTTGTGAGCTTGGCTGAGCTGCTCTACAGAGTAAGGCGGTTTGACTTGCTCAAGAGGGTCTTGAAGATGGACAGACCGACAGCGGAGGCCCTCCTGCGCAGGCACCCACATCTTATTTCGGACTATAG GGTGCTGTTGATGGAAATTGGTGAGGGTTTGGATAAATCGGATGTGTCCTCATTAATATTCCTCATGAGAGATTATATGGGCCGAGGCAAGATAGCCAAGGATAAg AGTTTCTTGGATCTTGTGATTGAATTGGAGAAGCTAAACCTGGTTGCTCCAGATCACTTggatttattagaaaaatgccTAAGGAACATCCACAGAATAGACCTGAAGACAAAAATCCAGAAATACAAGCAGTCTG CTCAAGGAGTGGAAACAAATTATGTAAATGCTCTCCAGGCATCTCTGCCAAACTTGAGTGTTAAGGATCCTTCATATAACCTAAGG TTCCAGAATGGGAGGAGTAAAGAACACAGACTCATGACGGGACAACGTGACATTCAGA GAGAACCAGTGAAGACATCCATTCAGGAATCAGAAGCATTTTTACCTCAG CACATACTGGAAGAGAGATACAAGATGCAGAGCGAGCCCCTGGGAATCTGCCTGATAATTGATTGCATTGGCAATGACACAG AGGCAATGTGTTCCTCAGTTCTGTCACCCTGGACTTTGGTTATTGGCCTGAGTGTGTACTACCTGTGTGTCAACTTTGGATCTGAATCGATTCTTTTGCTCAGTTTTTGGATGTCTGATTCGAACTGA
- the CFLAR gene encoding CASP8 and FADD-like apoptosis regulator isoform X8, giving the protein MQSVASWPSVDWTRLFLPLFLGMTLYRMSAEVIHQVEEALDEDEKELLLFLCRDVAADVVPLNVRDLLDVLRERGKLSFVSLAELLYRVRRFDLLKRVLKMDRPTAEALLRRHPHLISDYRVLLMEIGEGLDKSDVSSLIFLMRDYMGRGKIAKDKSFLDLVIELEKLNLVAPDHLDLLEKCLRNIHRIDLKTKIQKYKQSAQGVETNYVNALQASLPNLSVKDPSYNLRFQNGRSKEHRLMTGQRDIQREPVKTSIQESEAFLPQHILEERYKMQSEPLGICLIIDCIGNDTVTRLHM; this is encoded by the exons ATGCAATCGGTAGCTTCATGGCCTTCTGTTGACTGGACTAGACTTTTCTTACCGCTGTTCCTTGGAATGACACTGTACAGGATGTCTGCTGAGGTTATCCATCAGGTGGAAGAAGCACTTGATGAAGATGAGAAGGAGCTGCTGCTTTTTCTGTGCCGAGACGTTGCTGCAGATGTGGTTCCACTTAATGTCAGGGACCTTCTGGATGTtttaagagagagaggaaagctgTCTTTTGTGAGCTTGGCTGAGCTGCTCTACAGAGTAAGGCGGTTTGACTTGCTCAAGAGGGTCTTGAAGATGGACAGACCGACAGCGGAGGCCCTCCTGCGCAGGCACCCACATCTTATTTCGGACTATAG GGTGCTGTTGATGGAAATTGGTGAGGGTTTGGATAAATCGGATGTGTCCTCATTAATATTCCTCATGAGAGATTATATGGGCCGAGGCAAGATAGCCAAGGATAAg AGTTTCTTGGATCTTGTGATTGAATTGGAGAAGCTAAACCTGGTTGCTCCAGATCACTTggatttattagaaaaatgccTAAGGAACATCCACAGAATAGACCTGAAGACAAAAATCCAGAAATACAAGCAGTCTG CTCAAGGAGTGGAAACAAATTATGTAAATGCTCTCCAGGCATCTCTGCCAAACTTGAGTGTTAAGGATCCTTCATATAACCTAAGG TTCCAGAATGGGAGGAGTAAAGAACACAGACTCATGACGGGACAACGTGACATTCAGA GAGAACCAGTGAAGACATCCATTCAGGAATCAGAAGCATTTTTACCTCAG CACATACTGGAAGAGAGATACAAGATGCAGAGCGAGCCCCTGGGAATCTGCCTGATAATTGATTGCATTGGCAATGACACAG